In a single window of the Pandoraea pulmonicola genome:
- a CDS encoding YdcF family protein — protein sequence MTLTMLVVVIVLAASCAALKWRRTSRTLYAISIILFLAVGCGPIPAWLLSNLQSAYDVRPTIEWSKRNAIVLLGAGTEKVARTNSVEPGTFSYARIVEAAELYNDCRKTESDCKIFVSGGDAQKTGSPEAIVYRKSLLRLGIQATDVLLESDSMNTWQNAQFTSALLRRYDAGRTLLVSSGIHMRRSMLYFSHFGVTATPVRADYLRARMSALPLSYNFAVADFALHEYTGIARYHVYNALGWNPVRQQPGDA from the coding sequence ATGACTCTCACGATGCTTGTCGTAGTGATTGTGCTCGCCGCTAGTTGCGCAGCACTCAAATGGCGTCGCACAAGTAGAACACTCTACGCTATATCGATCATCTTGTTTCTGGCGGTCGGCTGCGGTCCCATTCCGGCATGGCTGTTGAGCAACCTGCAATCAGCCTATGACGTGAGGCCGACAATCGAATGGAGCAAACGCAATGCGATTGTGCTGCTGGGTGCCGGCACCGAAAAGGTCGCGCGCACCAATTCCGTCGAACCGGGAACGTTCTCGTACGCGCGCATCGTTGAAGCAGCAGAACTCTATAACGACTGTCGCAAGACGGAATCGGATTGCAAGATATTTGTAAGTGGCGGCGATGCGCAGAAAACCGGCTCCCCAGAAGCGATCGTCTATCGGAAATCTCTGCTCAGACTCGGCATCCAGGCAACTGATGTGCTTCTCGAGTCCGACAGTATGAATACCTGGCAGAACGCACAATTCACCAGCGCGTTGCTTCGGCGCTACGATGCCGGCCGCACGTTACTGGTGTCGTCAGGCATCCATATGCGACGCAGCATGCTGTATTTCTCGCACTTTGGGGTCACCGCGACACCGGTGCGTGCCGACTATCTGCGCGCAAGAATGTCTGCGCTGCCGCTGTCGTACAACTTCGCCGTCGCGGATTTCGCATTGCATGAATATACCGGGATCGCCCGTTACCATGTGTATAACGCGCTAGGCTGGAATCCGGTGAGGCAGCAGCCGGGCGACGCATAA
- a CDS encoding HlyD family secretion protein: MTSPNSPAPSAAPTGGFPGKRLAARGFVVRGVAIVAALAVLGYGVYWWTTARYLESTDDAYVGGDVTVLAPKVPGYIAQVLVTDNQAVRAGDVLVRLDDRDYRAALAKAEGAVAAQQALLANLDATARLQTAVIAQAHASVAAVTADARRAHDDQVRYQDLVAKSAVSVQSAQKADADYKQIVANRDRAQAGATAAERQLDVIATQKQQAQAALAQSIAERDIARLNLEDTVVRAPVDGTVGNRRARTGAYAPAGTQLLSIVPAHGLWVDANFKEGQLARLRPGMPVKIEADVLPGRVFHGRVASLAPATGAQFSVLPPENATGNFTKIVQRVPVRVQLDDADGHLGTLRPGLSVTAEVDARGEGRESPATPATPAAPAAAKVAAR; encoded by the coding sequence ATGACATCCCCGAATTCCCCCGCCCCGAGCGCTGCCCCGACAGGCGGCTTTCCCGGCAAGCGTCTCGCGGCGCGCGGCTTCGTTGTGCGCGGCGTGGCGATCGTGGCGGCGCTGGCCGTTCTCGGCTACGGCGTCTACTGGTGGACGACGGCGCGTTATCTGGAATCCACCGACGACGCGTACGTCGGCGGCGACGTTACGGTGTTGGCGCCGAAAGTGCCGGGATACATTGCGCAAGTGCTCGTGACGGACAACCAGGCGGTCAGGGCGGGTGACGTCCTCGTGCGGCTCGATGACAGGGATTACCGAGCGGCGCTCGCCAAGGCGGAGGGTGCTGTCGCGGCACAGCAGGCGCTGCTCGCCAATCTCGACGCCACCGCGAGGCTGCAGACGGCAGTGATCGCACAGGCGCACGCGAGCGTTGCGGCCGTGACCGCCGACGCCCGTCGCGCTCATGACGATCAGGTGCGCTATCAGGACCTCGTCGCCAAGTCCGCCGTGTCGGTGCAGAGTGCGCAGAAGGCGGACGCCGACTACAAACAGATCGTGGCCAATCGTGATCGTGCGCAGGCCGGCGCCACGGCGGCGGAGCGTCAGCTCGACGTCATCGCCACCCAGAAGCAGCAGGCGCAGGCCGCTCTGGCGCAGTCGATAGCCGAGCGAGACATCGCCAGACTGAATCTCGAGGACACCGTGGTGCGTGCGCCGGTCGACGGCACCGTCGGCAATCGCCGGGCCAGGACCGGGGCGTATGCACCGGCCGGCACGCAACTGCTGTCGATCGTGCCGGCGCACGGGCTATGGGTCGATGCGAACTTCAAGGAAGGGCAACTCGCGCGGCTGCGCCCCGGCATGCCGGTGAAGATCGAGGCCGACGTGTTGCCGGGGCGGGTGTTCCACGGTCGCGTTGCGAGTCTCGCCCCCGCGACCGGCGCACAGTTCAGTGTGCTGCCGCCGGAGAATGCAACGGGCAACTTCACGAAGATCGTGCAACGCGTGCCGGTGCGGGTGCAACTCGACGACGCCGACGGGCATCTCGGCACGCTACGCCCTGGGTTGTCGGTCACGGCTGAAGTCGACGCGCGCGGGGAGGGCCGTGAGTCGCCCGCTACACCTGCTACACCCGCGGCACCGGCGGCGGCCAAGGTAGCTGCACGATGA
- a CDS encoding DNA-binding protein codes for MAQLSSSNSTPQIPQIPQTPAPRPGGRGISELDVWTAADALLMAGHRPTIERIRQQLGRGSPNTVSPYLDAWFAGLGARLKGAGHGPAALPEGMAMPESVARAALDLWTLALQEGRAALAEEAAAQRAVLDAREAELAADREALEQARAVLHERVASAETAAADARQARDEAQAQARRAEALLIDAQADAVTSRQALASARDAAQALQDEHVKHRAGWDAERARLIERADANERRLMLELDAARESIKSLQQERKQGQRELQEVQTALSAMTEAQHEIRSAKALQDAVIARLREQVSTQEALAATYQSMLASPGVSASVGRAAIATRKRRVGSAAPGAASILRRARRT; via the coding sequence ATGGCTCAGCTTTCCTCGTCGAATTCGACTCCGCAAATTCCGCAAATTCCGCAAACCCCGGCGCCGCGCCCGGGCGGTCGTGGCATCTCGGAGCTGGATGTCTGGACCGCAGCCGATGCGTTGTTGATGGCTGGCCATCGTCCGACCATCGAACGCATTCGCCAGCAATTGGGGCGCGGATCGCCAAACACCGTCAGCCCCTATCTCGACGCGTGGTTCGCGGGCCTCGGGGCTCGATTGAAAGGCGCGGGGCATGGGCCCGCGGCGCTCCCCGAGGGCATGGCGATGCCGGAGTCGGTGGCTCGGGCGGCGCTCGATTTGTGGACGCTCGCGCTGCAGGAAGGTCGCGCGGCACTGGCAGAAGAGGCCGCGGCGCAACGCGCGGTGCTCGACGCCCGGGAAGCTGAGCTGGCGGCGGATCGTGAAGCGCTGGAGCAGGCACGCGCCGTGTTGCACGAGCGGGTCGCGTCGGCGGAGACAGCGGCCGCGGACGCGCGTCAGGCGCGTGACGAGGCGCAAGCCCAGGCGCGTCGTGCGGAAGCCCTGCTGATCGATGCACAGGCGGACGCCGTGACATCGCGGCAGGCGTTGGCCTCAGCCCGCGACGCCGCGCAGGCATTGCAAGACGAGCATGTGAAACACCGCGCGGGATGGGACGCCGAGCGCGCCAGGCTGATTGAACGCGCCGACGCCAATGAACGCCGGCTGATGCTCGAACTCGACGCGGCGCGTGAGTCGATCAAGTCGCTGCAACAAGAACGCAAGCAGGGGCAGCGCGAACTGCAGGAGGTACAGACGGCGCTGTCCGCCATGACCGAAGCGCAGCACGAAATACGTTCGGCCAAGGCACTCCAGGACGCTGTCATTGCGCGCCTGCGTGAGCAGGTCAGTACGCAGGAGGCGCTTGCGGCGACCTATCAATCGATGCTCGCATCACCAGGGGTGTCGGCGTCCGTGGGGCGTGCTGCGATTGCCACCCGCAAGCGCCGCGTCGGCAGCGCTGCGCCCGGGGCGGCCTCGATCCTCCGGAGAGCGCGGCGGACTTGA
- a CDS encoding DHA2 family efflux MFS transporter permease subunit, with the protein MSTQAKVVAFATMVVGMFIALLDIQIVSASLRDIGGGLSAGADETAWVQTSYLIAEIIVIPLSGWLSRVMSTRWIFAASAAGFTVASLLCGAAWNIQSMIAFRALQGFLGGSMIPLVFTTAFAFFTGPQRVLAAAVVGGLSSLAPTLGPTIGGWITDNYSWHWLFFVNLVPGIFVTVTVPLLVRIDRPDWSLLRGADYLGMVLMAVCLGCLEYTLEEGPRWDWFGDDTIRATAWLAGLCGIAFIWRSLAYARPVVDLRALKDRNFALGCFFSFATGIGIFATIYLTPLFLGRVRGFSAFEIGIAVFSTGIFQLMSIPVYAMLANRVDLRVLMMAGIGAFALSMWQFAPLTHDWGAAQLLLPQALRGAAQQFAVAPIVTLTLGSLPPARLRLASGLFNLMRNLGGAIGIAVCTTVLNDRTNLHFFRLAERMGEGSPAVGSWLAGVGARMSAAGLDAIDAQTAALRQLWLLTLREAQTMTFGDIYGGLGLIFICVTLMVPLMRRVAPPKAPTADAH; encoded by the coding sequence ATGTCGACGCAGGCAAAGGTCGTCGCCTTCGCGACGATGGTCGTCGGCATGTTCATCGCGTTGCTCGACATTCAGATCGTGTCGGCGTCGCTCAGGGACATTGGCGGTGGCCTGTCGGCCGGCGCCGACGAGACGGCGTGGGTCCAGACGAGTTACCTGATTGCCGAGATTATCGTGATTCCACTGTCGGGCTGGCTCTCGCGCGTGATGTCGACGCGCTGGATCTTCGCCGCGTCGGCCGCCGGATTCACGGTGGCGAGTCTGCTGTGCGGGGCCGCGTGGAATATCCAGAGCATGATCGCATTTCGCGCGCTGCAAGGGTTTCTCGGCGGGTCGATGATTCCGCTGGTCTTCACCACGGCGTTCGCGTTCTTTACGGGGCCGCAGCGTGTGCTGGCGGCGGCTGTGGTGGGCGGGTTGTCGTCGCTGGCGCCAACGCTCGGGCCGACCATCGGCGGCTGGATCACGGACAACTATTCGTGGCACTGGCTCTTCTTCGTCAACCTCGTGCCCGGGATCTTCGTGACGGTGACCGTGCCGCTGCTCGTGCGCATCGACCGTCCCGACTGGTCGCTGTTGCGCGGTGCGGATTATCTTGGCATGGTGTTGATGGCCGTTTGCCTGGGCTGTCTCGAATACACGCTGGAAGAAGGGCCGCGCTGGGACTGGTTCGGCGACGACACGATTCGCGCGACGGCATGGCTCGCCGGGTTGTGTGGCATCGCATTCATCTGGCGCAGTCTTGCGTACGCGCGGCCGGTCGTGGATCTGCGGGCGCTGAAGGACCGCAACTTCGCGCTCGGCTGCTTCTTCTCGTTCGCCACCGGGATCGGCATTTTCGCGACGATCTATCTCACTCCGCTGTTCCTGGGACGGGTTCGCGGTTTCTCGGCGTTCGAGATCGGTATCGCCGTGTTCTCGACCGGTATCTTCCAGCTGATGTCGATCCCGGTGTACGCCATGCTCGCCAACCGCGTCGATCTGCGGGTATTGATGATGGCTGGCATCGGCGCCTTCGCGTTGTCGATGTGGCAGTTCGCGCCGCTCACGCACGATTGGGGCGCGGCGCAGTTGCTGCTGCCGCAGGCCTTGCGCGGTGCGGCGCAACAGTTTGCTGTCGCGCCGATCGTCACGCTGACGTTGGGAAGCCTGCCGCCGGCGCGGTTGCGCCTAGCGTCGGGGCTGTTCAACCTGATGCGCAATCTTGGCGGCGCCATCGGGATCGCGGTATGCACCACCGTGCTCAACGACCGGACGAATCTCCATTTCTTCCGGCTCGCCGAGCGCATGGGCGAGGGGAGTCCCGCCGTCGGATCATGGCTCGCCGGCGTGGGAGCGCGCATGAGTGCGGCCGGGCTCGATGCGATCGATGCGCAAACGGCGGCGCTTCGTCAACTCTGGTTGCTCACCTTGCGCGAGGCGCAGACGATGACGTTCGGTGACATCTACGGGGGTCTGGGGCTGATCTTCATTTGCGTGACGTTGATGGTGCCGCTGATGCGGCGGGTTGCACCGCCGAAAGCACCGACGGCTGACGCGCATTGA
- a CDS encoding putative bifunctional diguanylate cyclase/phosphodiesterase — MSSSYSSWLVALSLAVAVLASFTALDLSGRIYLLIHRGMRHAWLAVGATAMGIGIWSMHFIGMMALSLSPSWTPLDSASTVPLGYDPAITAGSLAIAIAISWGALWLVASERFTRWRLAIAGTTLGIGIASMHYTGMAAMKMNPAIEYDPLLFAASVAIAILAATAALWIAQTLRDGNLRYVLAKRVGAAIVMGLAITTMHYTGMAAANFPPGTICGAASGVSSPWLVTTVSLFTFLILVTTLLVSRLDARTSFLANSVLQLNTQIARMATYDALTDLPNRRALHDAAARMLIHSRRDRRRFAVLFMDLDGFKTINDSLGHNVGDDVLRAFAKRLRKNVNGDDVVARLGGDEFVVLLGSLSTPQVAGRVAQRLLDDMRDGLRVGDQSLHVMPSIGVAVYPEDGESIDVLLKHADTAMYEAKRAGRGTFRYFEPGMNAAAQRTWEIQQALHDAEHEQYFSLHFQPKYRGDTEALAGAEALLRLTHPTFGELQPVDFIPVAERTGQIVQIGYWVVRATCQHIREWDAAGLPPVKVAINLSPRQLAQSSLVENIVAIVTEAGVTCDRLMFEITETVAMFDAQHTIDVIRAFQEYGFEVAIDDFGTGYSSLAYLQRFRVKQLKMDRFFTNGLDTCGQEGSAVVSAIIALAHSLDMDVVAEGVETASQREALKTLDCDELQGFLLGKPLTSDAFARLLASLPGMPGAATAALA; from the coding sequence ATGTCCAGTTCGTACAGTAGTTGGCTCGTGGCGTTATCGCTCGCGGTTGCGGTACTGGCGTCGTTTACGGCGCTCGATCTCTCGGGTCGCATCTATCTCCTGATTCACCGCGGCATGCGCCATGCCTGGCTTGCCGTGGGCGCCACCGCCATGGGCATCGGCATCTGGTCGATGCACTTCATCGGCATGATGGCGCTTTCGCTGTCACCCTCCTGGACGCCGCTCGACAGCGCCTCGACCGTACCGCTCGGCTACGATCCGGCCATCACGGCTGGCTCGCTCGCCATCGCCATTGCGATTTCGTGGGGCGCGCTCTGGCTGGTCGCCAGCGAGCGCTTCACCAGGTGGCGGCTCGCCATTGCGGGCACCACGCTGGGCATCGGCATCGCCTCCATGCACTACACCGGCATGGCCGCCATGAAAATGAACCCGGCGATCGAGTACGACCCGCTGCTTTTCGCGGCGTCGGTCGCGATCGCCATTCTCGCCGCCACGGCCGCCCTGTGGATCGCACAGACGCTGCGCGACGGCAACCTGCGGTACGTCCTGGCCAAGCGCGTGGGCGCCGCCATCGTCATGGGGCTGGCCATCACGACGATGCATTACACCGGCATGGCCGCCGCCAACTTTCCCCCCGGCACGATCTGCGGCGCGGCCTCCGGCGTGAGCTCGCCGTGGCTCGTGACGACCGTCAGCCTGTTCACGTTCCTGATCCTGGTCACCACGCTGCTCGTCTCGCGCCTGGATGCGCGCACCAGCTTCCTCGCCAACTCCGTCCTGCAGCTCAATACCCAGATCGCCCGCATGGCGACGTACGACGCGCTGACCGACCTGCCCAATCGCCGCGCGCTCCACGACGCCGCCGCGCGCATGCTGATCCATTCGCGCCGCGACCGGCGCCGCTTCGCCGTGCTCTTCATGGATCTCGACGGCTTCAAGACCATCAACGATTCGCTCGGCCACAACGTGGGCGACGACGTTCTGCGCGCCTTCGCCAAACGCCTGCGCAAGAACGTCAATGGCGACGACGTGGTGGCGCGCCTGGGCGGAGACGAGTTCGTGGTACTGCTCGGCTCACTGTCCACGCCCCAGGTGGCGGGCCGCGTGGCGCAGCGCCTGCTCGACGATATGCGAGACGGCCTGCGGGTGGGCGACCAGTCGCTGCACGTCATGCCCAGCATCGGCGTGGCCGTGTATCCGGAAGACGGCGAGAGCATCGACGTGCTGCTCAAGCACGCCGACACCGCCATGTACGAAGCCAAGCGCGCCGGGCGCGGCACGTTCCGCTACTTCGAACCGGGCATGAACGCCGCGGCACAGCGCACCTGGGAGATCCAGCAGGCGTTGCACGACGCGGAGCACGAGCAGTATTTCTCGCTGCACTTCCAGCCCAAATACCGGGGCGATACCGAAGCGCTTGCCGGCGCCGAAGCATTGCTGCGCCTGACGCACCCGACCTTCGGCGAGCTGCAGCCGGTCGATTTCATCCCGGTGGCCGAGCGCACCGGGCAGATCGTGCAGATCGGCTACTGGGTGGTGCGCGCGACGTGCCAGCACATCAGGGAATGGGACGCCGCGGGGCTCCCGCCGGTGAAAGTCGCGATCAACCTCTCGCCGCGCCAGTTGGCGCAGTCGTCGCTGGTGGAGAACATCGTGGCGATCGTGACGGAAGCCGGCGTCACCTGCGACCGGCTCATGTTCGAGATTACCGAGACGGTGGCCATGTTCGACGCGCAGCACACCATCGATGTGATTCGCGCGTTTCAGGAATATGGCTTCGAAGTGGCGATCGACGACTTCGGCACCGGCTATTCGAGCCTCGCCTACCTGCAACGCTTCCGCGTCAAGCAGTTGAAGATGGACCGGTTCTTCACCAACGGACTCGATACCTGCGGCCAGGAAGGCAGCGCCGTGGTGTCGGCGATCATCGCGCTGGCCCACTCGCTGGATATGGACGTCGTGGCCGAAGGAGTGGAGACGGCATCGCAACGCGAGGCGCTCAAAACGCTGGACTGCGATGAACTGCAGGGTTTCCTGCTCGGCAAGCCACTTACGAGCGACGCGTTCGCCCGTCTGCTCGCCTCCCTGCCGGGAATGCCCGGCGCCGCGACTGCGGCGTTGGCCTGA
- a CDS encoding winged helix-turn-helix transcriptional regulator: MQRKTFRDMQCPIARSLERVGEWWSILILREAGYGTTRFDDFQRRLDIAPNMLTRRLNALVEEGLLERRQYCDRPPRFEYLLTDAGHDFRPVLWAMLAWGNRHFAPEGISAQLVDRETGQVVEPVVIDAVTGVRLDPKRHVPAAGPAASEGTRKRLARAAAFATGQALDAFEDAEAANASRSEG, encoded by the coding sequence ATGCAACGAAAGACGTTTCGCGACATGCAGTGCCCCATCGCCCGCAGCCTGGAGCGCGTGGGCGAATGGTGGAGCATTCTGATCCTACGCGAGGCCGGATACGGCACCACGCGTTTCGATGACTTCCAGCGCCGTCTGGACATCGCGCCCAACATGCTGACGCGGCGTCTGAATGCGCTGGTGGAGGAAGGTCTGCTCGAGCGTCGGCAGTATTGCGACCGGCCGCCGCGTTTCGAATATTTACTCACCGATGCGGGCCACGATTTCCGTCCAGTGCTGTGGGCAATGTTGGCATGGGGAAACCGGCATTTCGCACCGGAGGGTATTTCGGCACAGCTGGTGGATCGGGAGACGGGGCAAGTGGTCGAGCCGGTGGTGATCGACGCCGTGACGGGCGTGCGGCTGGATCCGAAGCGCCATGTGCCGGCGGCGGGGCCTGCCGCCAGCGAAGGCACGCGCAAACGCCTGGCCCGAGCCGCGGCATTCGCGACGGGGCAAGCGCTCGACGCATTCGAAGACGCCGAAGCGGCTAACGCCTCTCGTTCCGAGGGCTGA
- a CDS encoding efflux transporter outer membrane subunit encodes MSFARTMPPKRTTPPVAPPFSLRHVWLAFAVSTLAGCALGPDYAPPKVDLPEHFASGVLLKQRDAALGVRTGTQQDAAALDAWWTRFQDPVLTGIVEQALVQNLDLQAAMARVEQARAQARAAGAQRLPSLALNGRVTRQHQSLESPLGALARSRPGYNRNSTDYDIGAGASWELDLFGGLARTAQAASAVAQAAEAQRDGVRVSVVAEAADAYFRVRAAQRRLAIAQDQIETDTRLMEIVRLRLKDGLATARELAQSEALLAQARTTLPPLRIERETQLNRLDVLMGAAPGTYARRMSEATQRDDAHARPIAIPAIADASAPADLLRRRPDVIAAERRLAAANARIGAALAEYYPKLSLSGVLEFETLAGGRVPSAATFQPLAALGLRWRLFDFGRIDAEVAQARGANAQALAEYRLTMLHATEDVENAIVSLVELEQQRKDLASAVEAQTRARDSAQEAYTGGTVSLYEVLDADRQLLTVRDADALAQADNARAAVATFRALGGGWDAPPRTLAQTPAQ; translated from the coding sequence ATGTCCTTCGCTCGCACCATGCCGCCCAAGCGGACTACGCCACCCGTCGCGCCCCCCTTCTCTTTGCGCCATGTCTGGCTGGCATTCGCGGTGAGCACGCTGGCGGGATGCGCACTCGGCCCGGACTATGCGCCCCCGAAGGTCGATCTCCCTGAGCATTTCGCGAGCGGCGTGTTGCTCAAGCAGCGCGATGCGGCGCTCGGCGTACGGACCGGCACGCAGCAGGACGCCGCAGCTCTCGACGCGTGGTGGACGCGGTTTCAGGATCCGGTGCTCACCGGCATCGTCGAGCAGGCGCTGGTCCAGAACCTCGATCTGCAGGCGGCGATGGCACGCGTCGAGCAGGCTCGGGCACAAGCGCGCGCCGCGGGAGCACAACGACTGCCGTCGCTCGCGCTCAATGGCAGAGTGACGCGGCAACACCAGTCATTGGAAAGCCCGCTGGGCGCCTTGGCGCGCAGCAGGCCGGGCTACAACCGCAACTCCACGGATTACGACATCGGCGCAGGCGCGAGTTGGGAACTGGATCTGTTTGGCGGGCTGGCGCGAACCGCACAGGCGGCGAGTGCCGTGGCACAGGCGGCCGAAGCGCAGCGTGACGGGGTTCGAGTGAGCGTCGTGGCCGAGGCGGCCGACGCCTATTTCCGTGTGCGGGCGGCACAGCGACGCCTGGCCATCGCGCAGGATCAGATCGAGACCGACACGCGTCTCATGGAAATCGTGCGGCTGCGCCTGAAGGACGGACTGGCCACCGCCCGCGAACTCGCGCAGTCCGAAGCCCTGCTCGCCCAGGCGCGCACGACACTGCCGCCGCTGCGCATCGAGCGCGAGACGCAGCTCAACCGATTGGATGTGCTGATGGGAGCCGCGCCCGGCACGTACGCGCGCCGCATGAGCGAGGCCACGCAGCGCGATGACGCGCATGCCCGGCCCATCGCCATCCCGGCCATCGCCGACGCGAGCGCCCCTGCAGATCTCTTGCGTCGTCGACCGGACGTCATTGCCGCCGAACGTCGGCTCGCCGCCGCGAACGCGCGCATCGGAGCAGCGCTGGCCGAGTATTACCCGAAGCTTTCCCTGTCGGGCGTGCTGGAATTCGAGACGCTGGCGGGCGGACGCGTACCGAGCGCGGCGACGTTCCAACCGCTGGCTGCACTCGGTCTGCGATGGCGGCTTTTCGATTTCGGTCGGATCGACGCCGAGGTGGCGCAGGCACGCGGCGCCAACGCACAGGCGCTCGCGGAATACCGGCTGACGATGCTGCACGCAACGGAAGACGTGGAGAACGCGATCGTGTCGCTCGTCGAACTGGAACAGCAGCGCAAGGACCTGGCAAGCGCCGTGGAAGCACAGACGCGGGCGCGAGACAGCGCACAAGAGGCTTATACCGGCGGCACGGTGAGTCTTTACGAAGTGCTCGACGCGGACCGTCAGCTACTCACGGTGCGCGACGCCGATGCGCTCGCGCAGGCCGACAACGCCCGCGCGGCCGTGGCCACATTCCGCGCGCTGGGTGGCGGATGGGATGCGCCGCCGCGGACCTTGGCACAGACGCCGGCACAATAA
- a CDS encoding site-specific integrase encodes MSNAPPLRLPGPLDPALLDVDARAAVQALVREGDSANTRQSYQSAMRYWMGWYRLRYGEPLVAPLPPAVIVQFVVDHAQHQGKHGLTTEMPAALDAELVAQGLKGRLGPPALATLLHRLSVIGKLHTSRDLPNPCAQPAVRELLAKTRRAYAKRGVRTAKKDALTREPLRALLATCDDSLRGKRDRALLLFAWASGGRRRSEVVRATCENVRRTGPDQYVYTLAWSKTNQQGVDLPENDKPVTGAAGVALTDWLTSAGITQGAIFRRVRRGGHVGEALTEAAVRDIVRARCALAGLEGDFSAHSLRAGFVTEAARQQVPLAETMTMTGHTSVATVIGYFRRADMQRSRAADLMGDDTEGTEGTGGTASAN; translated from the coding sequence ATGTCGAATGCCCCGCCCCTTCGCCTGCCGGGTCCACTCGATCCGGCCTTGCTCGATGTCGATGCCCGAGCCGCCGTGCAGGCGCTCGTCCGGGAAGGCGACTCCGCCAATACGCGTCAGAGCTACCAATCGGCCATGCGGTACTGGATGGGCTGGTATCGCCTGCGCTATGGCGAGCCGCTCGTTGCGCCGCTGCCGCCTGCGGTCATCGTGCAGTTCGTCGTCGACCACGCACAGCATCAGGGCAAGCACGGGCTGACGACGGAAATGCCCGCCGCGCTGGACGCCGAACTCGTCGCGCAAGGGCTCAAAGGCCGGCTTGGGCCACCGGCCCTGGCCACCCTGCTGCACCGGCTGAGCGTCATCGGCAAGTTGCACACGTCGCGCGATCTACCGAATCCCTGTGCGCAGCCCGCCGTGCGCGAACTGCTCGCCAAAACGCGACGCGCCTATGCGAAACGGGGGGTGCGAACGGCCAAGAAAGACGCCCTCACGCGCGAGCCGTTGCGTGCCCTGCTCGCCACCTGCGACGACTCGCTGCGAGGCAAGCGCGACCGGGCTTTGCTGCTGTTCGCGTGGGCCAGCGGCGGGCGACGCCGTTCGGAAGTCGTACGCGCGACGTGCGAAAACGTGCGGCGCACGGGACCGGACCAATACGTCTACACACTCGCCTGGTCGAAAACGAACCAGCAAGGCGTCGACCTGCCAGAAAACGACAAGCCGGTCACGGGTGCGGCCGGCGTCGCGCTCACTGACTGGTTGACATCCGCCGGCATTACGCAGGGCGCCATCTTTCGTCGCGTGCGGCGCGGCGGGCATGTCGGTGAGGCACTCACCGAAGCGGCCGTGCGCGACATCGTTCGCGCGCGTTGTGCACTTGCTGGACTGGAAGGAGACTTCTCGGCTCACTCGCTGCGAGCGGGCTTCGTGACGGAAGCGGCGCGCCAGCAAGTGCCGCTCGCCGAGACCATGACGATGACCGGGCATACGAGCGTGGCGACCGTCATCGGCTACTTCCGGCGCGCTGACATGCAACGTTCGCGGGCGGCCGATTTGATGGGGGATGACACCGAAGGCACCGAGGGGACCGGCGGGACCGCTTCCGCGAACTGA